One genomic segment of Streptomyces sp. NBC_00239 includes these proteins:
- a CDS encoding IclR family transcriptional regulator — protein sequence MARNIQSLERAAAMLRLLAGGERRLGLSDVASSLGLAKGTAHGILRTLQAEGFVEQDPASGRYQLGAELLRLGNSYLDVHELRARALVWTDDLARASGESVYVGVLHKQGVLIMHHVFRPDDSRQVLEVGAMQPLHSTALGKVLSAYDPVAHSEAVEGERKGFTPATVTDLAGFEAVLDMTRARGWASDVEETWEGLASVAAPIHDRRRMPVGAVAVAGAVERVCGAAGEVRSELVAAVRDCARAVSRDLGAGRF from the coding sequence ATGGCACGGAACATCCAGTCGCTCGAACGGGCTGCTGCGATGCTGCGCCTGCTCGCGGGAGGTGAACGTCGGCTGGGACTGTCCGACGTGGCCTCCTCGCTCGGCCTCGCCAAGGGCACCGCGCACGGCATCCTGCGCACCCTCCAGGCCGAGGGCTTCGTCGAGCAGGATCCGGCCTCGGGCCGCTACCAGCTGGGCGCCGAGCTGCTGCGTCTGGGCAACAGCTATCTGGACGTGCACGAGCTGCGCGCCCGCGCGCTGGTGTGGACGGACGACCTGGCCCGCGCGAGCGGCGAGAGCGTGTACGTGGGCGTGCTGCACAAGCAGGGCGTGCTGATCATGCACCACGTCTTCCGGCCGGACGACAGCCGCCAGGTGCTGGAGGTGGGGGCCATGCAGCCGCTGCACTCCACGGCGCTGGGCAAGGTGCTGTCGGCCTACGACCCGGTGGCGCACAGCGAGGCCGTGGAGGGCGAGCGCAAGGGCTTCACTCCGGCCACGGTGACCGACCTGGCCGGCTTCGAGGCCGTCCTGGACATGACCCGGGCGCGCGGCTGGGCCTCGGACGTCGAGGAGACCTGGGAGGGGCTGGCCTCGGTGGCCGCGCCCATCCACGACCGGCGGCGGATGCCGGTGGGCGCGGTGGCGGTGGCCGGCGCGGTGGAGCGGGTGTGCGGCGCCGCGGGCGAGGTGCGCTCGGAGCTGGTGGCGGCGGTACGGGACTGCGCGCGGGCCGTCTCGCGCGACCTGGGCGCCGGCCGCTTCTGA
- a CDS encoding glycerol-3-phosphate dehydrogenase/oxidase has translation MSSLQSVPALGTHPTAGSTASRAETREQLAKATYDLLVIGGGILGTSVAWHAAQSGLRVAMVDAGDFAGATSSASSKLVHGGLRYLQTGAVKLVAENHHERRVLAKDVAPHLVNPLTFYLPVYKGGPVGAAKLGAGVFAYSALSAFGDGIGKVISPARAAADNPGLKTDNLKAVAVYYDHQMNDSRVAVMTVRAAVESGAVVLNHAEVTGLRMTQGRVSGAELKDRLEGTEFGIDARVVLNATGPWVDHLRRMEDKHSMPSIRLSKGAHIVMKRKSPWKAAMATPIDKYRITFALPWEDQLLLGTTDEKYEGDPADVHATESDIQQILDEAAFSVNDADLDRSLMTYAFAGLRVLPGGPGGVEKAKRETVVSEGRGGMLSVAGGKWTTYRHIGRVVMDKLAKLPGSPLTEDMESVKSLVRRIPLPGVANPNAVAHRLLVDREPGTRMDPLTARHLATHYGSLAFDIARLVNEDPALGERIHEDGPEIWAQVAYARDHEWAETVDDVLRRRTTLTIRGLDTDGVRSRVEEMLGRRA, from the coding sequence ATGAGCAGCCTGCAGAGCGTGCCCGCACTGGGCACGCACCCGACCGCCGGTTCGACCGCGAGCCGCGCCGAGACCAGAGAGCAGCTGGCCAAGGCCACGTACGACCTGCTGGTCATCGGCGGTGGAATCCTGGGCACCTCGGTTGCCTGGCACGCCGCGCAGTCGGGTCTGCGGGTCGCCATGGTGGACGCCGGCGACTTCGCCGGCGCCACCTCCTCGGCCTCCTCCAAGCTGGTCCACGGCGGTCTGCGCTACCTGCAGACCGGCGCGGTCAAGCTGGTCGCCGAGAACCACCACGAGCGCCGGGTGCTGGCCAAGGACGTGGCCCCGCACCTGGTCAACCCGCTCACGTTCTACCTGCCGGTGTACAAGGGCGGCCCGGTCGGCGCCGCCAAGCTGGGCGCGGGCGTGTTCGCGTACTCGGCGCTGTCGGCCTTCGGCGACGGCATCGGGAAGGTCATATCCCCGGCCCGCGCCGCCGCCGACAACCCCGGCCTCAAGACGGACAACCTCAAGGCCGTCGCCGTCTACTACGACCACCAGATGAACGACTCCCGGGTGGCCGTCATGACGGTCCGCGCGGCCGTCGAGTCCGGTGCCGTCGTCCTCAACCACGCCGAGGTCACCGGCCTGCGCATGACGCAGGGCCGGGTCTCCGGCGCCGAGCTCAAGGACCGCCTGGAGGGCACCGAGTTCGGGATCGACGCCCGCGTCGTGCTCAATGCCACCGGCCCGTGGGTGGACCACCTGCGGCGCATGGAAGACAAGCACTCCATGCCGTCGATCCGCCTCTCCAAGGGCGCGCACATCGTCATGAAGCGCAAGTCGCCGTGGAAGGCCGCCATGGCCACCCCGATCGACAAGTACCGCATCACCTTCGCGCTGCCGTGGGAGGACCAGCTGCTGCTGGGCACCACCGACGAGAAGTACGAGGGCGACCCGGCGGACGTGCACGCCACCGAGTCCGACATCCAGCAGATCCTCGACGAGGCGGCGTTCTCCGTGAACGACGCGGACCTCGACCGCTCGCTGATGACGTACGCCTTCGCCGGCCTGCGGGTGCTGCCCGGCGGCCCCGGCGGCGTCGAGAAGGCCAAGCGCGAGACCGTGGTCTCCGAGGGCCGCGGCGGCATGCTGTCGGTCGCGGGCGGCAAGTGGACCACGTACCGGCACATCGGCCGCGTGGTCATGGACAAGCTGGCCAAGCTGCCCGGCAGCCCCCTCACCGAGGACATGGAGTCGGTGAAGTCGCTGGTGCGCCGGATCCCGCTGCCCGGTGTCGCCAACCCGAACGCGGTCGCGCACCGGCTGCTGGTGGACCGCGAGCCCGGTACGCGCATGGACCCGCTCACCGCGCGCCACCTGGCCACCCACTACGGTTCGCTGGCCTTCGACATCGCCCGCCTCGTGAACGAGGACCCGGCGCTGGGCGAGCGCATCCACGAGGACGGCCCGGAGATCTGGGCGCAGGTCGCCTACGCCCGCGACCACGAGTGGGCCGAGACGGTCGACGACGTGCTGCGCCGCCGTACGACGCTGACGATCCGCGGTCTGGACACCGACGGCGTGCGCTCGCGCGTCGAGGAGATGCTGGGCCGCAGGGCCTGA
- a CDS encoding PAC2 family protein, giving the protein MIELEGVPELIDPVMVAAFEGWNDAGDAASGAVAHLDREWKGEVFAALDAEDYYDFQVNRPTVWLDGGVRKITWPTTRLSVVRIGGAKPRDLVLVRGIEPSMRWRSFCNEILGFAHELGVEMVVILGALLGDTPHTRPVPVSGVTSDPDLARALDLEETRYEGPTGIVGILQEACTHAGVPAVSLWAAVPHYVSQPPNPKATLALLNRLEDLIDLRIPLGELPEDARAWQLGVDQLAAEDSEVAEYVQTLEEARDTADLPEASGEAIAREFERYLRRRDGGPGLATDGGDATYLRDTSGGRGRPPRRKSGEPPEPGPAAPPEAPEASEDPGDDETPEP; this is encoded by the coding sequence GTGATCGAGCTTGAGGGCGTGCCCGAGCTGATCGACCCGGTCATGGTGGCCGCGTTCGAGGGCTGGAACGACGCGGGTGACGCGGCCTCCGGTGCGGTGGCGCACCTGGACCGGGAGTGGAAGGGCGAGGTCTTCGCGGCGCTGGACGCCGAGGACTACTACGACTTCCAGGTCAACCGCCCCACGGTGTGGCTGGACGGCGGAGTACGGAAGATCACCTGGCCGACGACGCGGTTGTCGGTGGTGCGCATCGGCGGGGCCAAGCCCCGTGACCTGGTGCTGGTCCGCGGGATCGAACCGTCCATGCGGTGGCGGTCGTTCTGCAACGAGATCCTCGGATTCGCCCATGAGCTGGGCGTCGAGATGGTCGTGATCCTGGGCGCCCTGCTGGGCGACACCCCGCACACCCGGCCGGTGCCGGTCAGCGGGGTGACCTCGGACCCGGATCTGGCGCGGGCGCTGGACCTGGAGGAGACCCGGTACGAGGGCCCGACGGGCATCGTCGGGATCCTCCAGGAGGCCTGTACGCATGCCGGGGTGCCGGCGGTGTCGCTGTGGGCGGCGGTGCCGCACTACGTGTCGCAGCCGCCGAACCCGAAGGCGACGCTGGCGCTGCTGAACCGGCTGGAGGACCTGATCGACCTGCGGATCCCGCTGGGCGAACTCCCCGAGGACGCACGGGCCTGGCAGCTGGGCGTGGACCAACTGGCCGCCGAGGACAGCGAGGTGGCGGAGTACGTCCAGACGCTGGAGGAGGCCCGGGACACCGCGGACCTGCCCGAGGCGTCCGGCGAGGCCATCGCGAGGGAGTTCGAGCGGTACCTGCGGCGCCGGGACGGCGGTCCGGGCCTGGCCACGGACGGCGGCGACGCGACGTACCTGCGCGACACCTCCGGCGGGCGGGGCCGCCCGCCGCGCCGGAAGTCGGGCGAGCCGCCCGAGCCGGGGCCGGCCGCGCCCCCGGAGGCGCCGGAGGCCTCGGAAGACCCCGGCGACGACGAGACCCCGGAGCCGTAG
- a CDS encoding MIP/aquaporin family protein: MSSSDIFIGETIGTALLTLLGGGVCAALTLKSSKARGAGWLAITFGWGFAVLIAAYVSAPLSGAHLNPAVTVGIAVKDGEWGDVPVYLAGQLLGAMLGAVLMWITYYGQFRAHLTDPELKPDLTQPAGPVLGIFSTGPEIRHAVQNLATEIIGTVVLVLAILTQGLQDGGKGLGVIGVLITSFVVVGIGLSLGGPTGYAINPVRDLGPRIVHAVLPLPNKGGSDWGYSWIPVVGPLVGAAIAGGLYNIAFA; the protein is encoded by the coding sequence GTGTCCAGCTCCGACATCTTCATCGGCGAGACCATCGGTACCGCCCTGCTCACACTGCTCGGCGGTGGCGTCTGCGCCGCGCTGACTCTCAAGAGCTCCAAGGCCCGCGGCGCGGGATGGCTGGCCATCACCTTCGGGTGGGGCTTCGCGGTGCTCATCGCCGCCTACGTGTCCGCACCGCTCTCCGGCGCGCACCTGAACCCGGCGGTCACCGTCGGCATCGCCGTCAAGGACGGCGAGTGGGGCGACGTGCCCGTCTACCTCGCGGGCCAGCTCCTCGGCGCCATGCTCGGCGCCGTGCTGATGTGGATCACGTACTACGGCCAGTTCCGCGCGCACCTCACCGACCCGGAGCTGAAGCCCGACCTCACCCAGCCCGCGGGCCCGGTGCTCGGCATCTTCTCCACGGGCCCCGAGATCCGCCACGCGGTGCAGAACCTCGCCACCGAGATCATCGGCACGGTCGTCCTGGTCCTCGCGATCCTGACCCAGGGCCTGCAGGACGGCGGCAAGGGCCTCGGCGTCATCGGCGTCCTGATCACGTCCTTCGTGGTGGTCGGCATCGGCCTCTCGCTCGGCGGCCCGACCGGCTACGCGATCAACCCGGTGCGCGACCTCGGTCCGCGCATCGTCCACGCCGTCCTGCCGCTTCCCAACAAGGGCGGCTCGGACTGGGGATACTCCTGGATCCCGGTGGTGGGCCCGCTCGTCGGTGCCGCGATCGCCGGCGGCCTGTACAACATCGCGTTCGCCTGA
- the glpK gene encoding glycerol kinase GlpK: MTTSTGTHGAGPFIAAIDQGTTSSRCIVFDRDGRIVSVDQKEHEQIFPKPGWVEHDATEIWTNVQEVVAGAIEKAGITSADVKAVGITNQRETTVLWDRHTGQPVHNALVWQDTRTDGLCKELGRNVGQDRFRRETGLPLASYFAGPKVRWLLDNVEGLRARAEAGDILFGTMDSWVIWNLTGGAEGGVHVTDVTNASRTMLMNLHTLAWDERIAESMEVPLNVLPEIRSSAEVYGHVKAGVLAGVPVASALGDQQAALFGQTCFAEGEAKSTYGTGTFMLMNTGDKIINSYSGLLTTVGYQIGQDKPVYALEGSIAVTGSLVQWMRDQMGMIKTAAEIETLASSVEDNGGAYFVPAFSGLFAPYWRSDARGVIAGLTRYVTKAHIARAVLEATAWQTREITDAMTKDSGVELAALKVDGGMTSNNLLMQTLSDFLDAPVVRPMVAETTCLGAAYAAGLAVGFWPDTDALRANWRRAAEWTPRMPADQRDREYKNWLKAVERTMGWIDEDDHS; the protein is encoded by the coding sequence ATGACCACGAGCACCGGAACCCACGGCGCCGGCCCCTTCATCGCCGCGATCGACCAGGGCACCACCTCCTCCCGCTGCATCGTCTTCGACCGCGACGGACGCATCGTCTCCGTGGACCAGAAGGAGCACGAGCAGATCTTCCCGAAGCCGGGCTGGGTCGAGCACGACGCCACCGAGATCTGGACCAACGTCCAGGAAGTCGTCGCCGGCGCCATCGAGAAGGCCGGGATCACCTCCGCCGACGTCAAGGCGGTCGGCATCACCAACCAGCGCGAGACCACCGTGCTGTGGGACCGCCACACCGGGCAGCCGGTGCACAACGCCCTCGTGTGGCAGGACACCCGCACGGACGGCCTGTGCAAGGAGCTCGGCCGCAACGTCGGCCAGGACCGCTTCCGCCGCGAGACCGGCCTGCCGCTGGCCTCGTACTTCGCCGGCCCCAAGGTCCGCTGGCTGCTCGACAACGTCGAGGGCCTGCGGGCGCGCGCCGAGGCCGGGGACATCCTCTTCGGCACCATGGACTCCTGGGTCATCTGGAACCTGACCGGCGGCGCCGAGGGCGGCGTGCACGTCACGGACGTCACCAACGCCTCGCGCACCATGCTCATGAACCTGCACACCCTGGCGTGGGACGAGCGGATCGCCGAGTCCATGGAGGTGCCGCTGAACGTCCTCCCCGAGATCCGCTCCTCCGCCGAGGTCTACGGCCACGTGAAGGCGGGCGTCCTGGCCGGCGTCCCCGTCGCCTCCGCGCTCGGCGACCAGCAGGCCGCCCTGTTCGGCCAGACCTGCTTCGCCGAGGGCGAGGCCAAGTCCACGTACGGCACGGGCACGTTCATGCTCATGAACACCGGCGACAAGATCATCAACTCCTACAGCGGCCTGCTGACCACGGTCGGCTACCAGATCGGCCAGGACAAGCCGGTCTACGCCCTGGAGGGCTCGATCGCCGTCACCGGCTCGCTCGTCCAGTGGATGCGCGACCAGATGGGCATGATCAAGACCGCGGCCGAGATCGAGACGCTGGCCTCCTCGGTCGAGGACAACGGCGGCGCCTACTTCGTGCCGGCCTTCTCCGGCCTGTTCGCGCCGTACTGGCGCTCCGACGCCCGCGGCGTGATCGCCGGCCTCACCCGCTACGTCACCAAGGCGCACATCGCCCGTGCCGTGCTGGAGGCCACCGCCTGGCAGACCCGCGAGATCACCGACGCCATGACCAAGGACTCCGGCGTCGAGCTGGCGGCGCTCAAGGTCGACGGTGGTATGACGTCCAACAACCTGCTGATGCAGACGCTCTCGGACTTCCTGGACGCTCCGGTGGTGCGCCCGATGGTCGCCGAGACCACCTGTCTCGGCGCCGCCTACGCCGCCGGCCTGGCCGTCGGCTTCTGGCCCGACACGGACGCGCTGCGCGCGAACTGGCGCCGGGCCGCCGAGTGGACCCCGCGGATGCCCGCCGACCAGCGGGACCGCGAGTACAAGAACTGGCTCAAGGCCGTCGAGCGGACCATGGGCTGGATCGACGAGGACGACCACAGCTGA
- the metH gene encoding methionine synthase, translated as MASLPNPSADTQTRADALRQALATRVVVADGAMGTMLQAQDPTLEDFQDLEGCNEVLNVTRPDIVRSVHEAYFAVGVDCVETNTFGANLSALAEYDIPERNHELSEAGARIAREVADEYTAATGQQRWVLGSMGPGTKLPTLGHITYQAIRNAYQVNAEGLIAGGADALLVETTQDLLQTKSSIIGARRAMTALGVSVPLICSVTVETTGTMLLGSEIGAALTSLEPLGIDMIGLNCATGPAEMSEHLRYLARNSRIPLSCMPNAGLPVLTKDGAHYPLSAPELADAQENFVREYGLSLVGGCCGTTPEHLRQVVERVRDLTPGRPEPRPEPGASSLYQTVPFRQDTAYMAIGERTNANGSKKFREAMLEARWDDCVEMARDQIREGAHMLDLCVDYVGRDGVADMEELAGRFATASTLPIVLDSTEVDVLRAGLEKLGGRAVINSVNYEDGDGPQSRFAQVTRLAQEHGAALIALTIDEDGQARTVEHKVAIAQRLIADLTGNWGIHESDILIDTLTFTICTGQEESRGDGIATIEAIRELKRRHPDVQTTLGLSNISFGLNPAARILLNSVFLDECVKAGLDSAIVHASKILPIARFNDEEVGTALDLIYDRRAEGYDPLQKLMALFEGVNTKSLKAGKAEELLALPLDERLQRRIVDGEKNGLEADLDEALQTRPALDIVNDTLLEGMKVVGELFGSGQMQLPFVLQSAEVMKTAVAHLEPHMEKSDAEGKGTIVLATVRGDVHDIGKNLVDIILSNNGYNVVNLGIKQPVSAILEAAEEHRADVIGMSGLLVKSTVIMKENLQELNQRKMAADYPVILGGAALTRAYVEQDLHEIYEGEVRYARDAFEGLRLMDALIAVKRGVPGAALPELKQRRVAKRDVPVLQVDEPEPGGRSDVSTDNPVPTPPFWGTRVIKGIGLKEYASWLDEGALFKGQWGLKQARAGGPTYEELVESEGRPRLRGLLDRLHTDNLLEAAVVYGYFPCVSKGDDLILLHEDGSERTRFTFPRQRRGRRLCLADFFRPEESGETDVVGLQVVTVGSRIGEATAKLFASDSYREYLELHGLSVQLAEALAEYWHARVRAELGFGGEDPAAVEDMFDLKYRGARFSLGYGACPDLEDRAKIADLLQPERIGVHLSEEFQLHPEQSTDAIVIHHPEAKYFNAR; from the coding sequence ATGGCCTCGTTGCCGAACCCGTCCGCAGACACCCAGACCCGGGCCGACGCCCTTCGCCAGGCGCTCGCCACGCGCGTGGTGGTGGCCGACGGAGCCATGGGAACCATGCTCCAGGCCCAGGACCCCACTCTTGAGGACTTCCAGGACCTCGAAGGCTGCAACGAGGTCCTCAACGTCACGCGCCCCGACATCGTCCGCTCCGTGCACGAGGCCTACTTCGCCGTCGGCGTCGACTGCGTCGAAACCAACACGTTCGGCGCAAACCTCTCCGCCCTCGCCGAGTACGACATCCCCGAGCGCAACCACGAACTCTCCGAGGCCGGCGCCCGCATCGCCCGCGAAGTCGCCGACGAGTACACCGCCGCCACCGGACAGCAGCGCTGGGTCCTCGGCTCCATGGGCCCCGGCACCAAGCTGCCCACCCTCGGCCACATCACGTACCAGGCGATCCGCAACGCCTACCAGGTCAACGCCGAAGGCCTCATCGCAGGCGGCGCCGACGCCCTCCTCGTCGAGACCACCCAGGACCTCCTCCAGACGAAGTCCTCCATCATCGGCGCCCGACGCGCCATGACGGCCCTCGGCGTCAGCGTCCCGCTGATCTGTTCCGTCACCGTCGAGACCACCGGCACCATGCTCCTCGGCTCCGAGATCGGCGCCGCGCTGACCTCGCTGGAGCCCCTCGGCATCGACATGATCGGCTTGAACTGCGCCACCGGGCCCGCCGAGATGAGCGAGCACCTGCGCTACCTCGCGCGCAACTCCCGCATCCCGCTCTCCTGCATGCCCAACGCCGGCCTGCCCGTGCTCACCAAGGACGGCGCCCACTACCCGCTGTCCGCCCCCGAGCTCGCCGACGCCCAGGAGAACTTCGTCCGCGAGTACGGCCTCTCCCTCGTCGGCGGCTGCTGCGGCACCACCCCCGAGCACCTGCGCCAGGTCGTCGAGCGGGTCCGCGACCTGACCCCCGGCCGCCCCGAGCCCCGCCCCGAGCCCGGCGCCTCCTCGCTCTACCAGACCGTCCCGTTCCGCCAGGACACCGCGTACATGGCGATCGGCGAGCGCACCAACGCCAACGGATCCAAGAAGTTCCGCGAGGCCATGCTCGAAGCCCGCTGGGACGACTGCGTCGAGATGGCCCGCGACCAGATCCGCGAGGGCGCCCACATGCTCGACCTCTGCGTCGACTACGTGGGCCGCGACGGCGTCGCCGACATGGAAGAGCTCGCCGGCCGCTTCGCCACCGCCTCCACCCTGCCCATCGTCCTCGACTCCACCGAGGTCGACGTGCTGCGCGCCGGCCTGGAGAAGCTCGGCGGCCGCGCCGTCATCAACTCCGTCAACTACGAGGACGGCGACGGCCCCCAGTCCCGCTTCGCCCAGGTCACCCGCCTGGCCCAGGAGCACGGCGCCGCGCTGATCGCCCTCACCATCGACGAGGACGGCCAGGCCCGCACCGTCGAGCACAAGGTCGCCATCGCCCAGCGGCTCATCGCCGACCTCACGGGCAACTGGGGCATCCACGAGTCCGACATCCTCATCGACACCCTCACCTTCACCATCTGCACCGGCCAGGAGGAGTCCCGCGGCGACGGCATCGCCACCATCGAGGCCATCCGCGAACTCAAGCGGCGCCACCCGGACGTCCAGACCACCCTCGGCCTGTCCAACATCTCCTTCGGCCTCAACCCGGCCGCCCGCATCCTGCTCAACTCCGTCTTCCTCGACGAATGCGTCAAGGCCGGCCTCGACTCCGCGATCGTCCACGCGAGCAAGATCCTCCCGATCGCCCGCTTCAACGACGAGGAGGTCGGCACCGCCCTCGACCTCATCTACGACCGCCGTGCCGAGGGCTACGACCCGCTGCAGAAGCTGATGGCGCTCTTCGAGGGCGTCAACACCAAGTCCCTCAAGGCCGGCAAGGCCGAGGAACTCCTCGCCCTGCCCCTGGACGAGCGCCTCCAGCGCCGCATCGTCGACGGCGAGAAGAACGGCCTCGAAGCCGACCTCGACGAGGCGCTCCAGACCCGCCCCGCCCTCGACATCGTCAACGACACCCTCCTGGAGGGCATGAAGGTCGTCGGCGAGCTCTTCGGCTCCGGCCAGATGCAGCTCCCCTTCGTCCTGCAGTCCGCCGAGGTCATGAAGACCGCCGTGGCCCACCTCGAACCGCACATGGAGAAGTCCGACGCCGAGGGCAAGGGCACCATCGTGCTGGCCACCGTCCGCGGCGACGTCCACGACATCGGCAAGAACCTCGTCGACATCATCCTCTCCAACAACGGCTACAACGTCGTCAACCTCGGCATCAAGCAGCCCGTCTCCGCGATCCTCGAAGCAGCCGAAGAGCACCGGGCCGACGTCATCGGCATGTCCGGCCTCCTCGTCAAGTCGACCGTGATCATGAAGGAGAACCTGCAGGAGCTCAACCAGCGCAAGATGGCGGCCGATTACCCCGTCATCCTCGGCGGCGCCGCCCTCACCCGGGCCTACGTCGAGCAGGACCTCCACGAGATCTACGAGGGCGAAGTCCGCTACGCCCGCGACGCCTTCGAGGGCCTGCGCCTCATGGACGCCCTCATCGCCGTCAAGCGCGGCGTCCCCGGCGCCGCCCTCCCCGAGCTCAAGCAGCGCCGCGTCGCCAAGCGGGACGTGCCCGTCCTCCAGGTCGACGAGCCCGAGCCGGGCGGCCGTTCCGACGTCTCCACCGACAACCCGGTGCCCACCCCGCCGTTCTGGGGCACCCGCGTCATCAAGGGCATCGGCCTCAAGGAGTACGCCTCCTGGCTGGACGAGGGCGCCCTCTTCAAGGGCCAGTGGGGCCTCAAGCAGGCCCGCGCGGGCGGCCCCACGTACGAGGAGCTCGTCGAGAGCGAGGGCCGTCCGCGGCTGCGCGGCCTCCTCGACCGGCTGCACACCGACAACCTCCTCGAAGCCGCCGTGGTCTACGGCTACTTCCCCTGCGTCTCCAAGGGCGACGACCTGATCCTGCTCCACGAGGACGGCTCCGAGCGCACCCGCTTCACCTTCCCCCGCCAGCGCCGCGGCCGCCGCCTGTGCCTCGCCGACTTCTTCCGCCCGGAAGAGTCCGGCGAGACCGACGTGGTCGGCCTCCAGGTGGTCACCGTCGGCTCCAGGATCGGCGAGGCCACCGCCAAGCTGTTCGCGTCCGACTCCTACCGCGAGTACCTCGAACTGCACGGCCTGTCCGTCCAGCTCGCCGAGGCCCTCGCCGAGTACTGGCACGCCCGGGTCCGCGCCGAACTCGGCTTCGGCGGCGAGGACCCCGCCGCCGTCGAGGACATGTTCGACCTCAAGTACCGGGGCGCCCGCTTCTCCCTCGGTTACGGCGCGTGCCCCGACCTGGAGGACCGCGCGAAGATCGCCGACCTGCTCCAGCCCGAGCGGATCGGCGTCCACCTCTCCGAGGAATTCCAGCTCCACCCCG